Below is a window of Paraburkholderia kururiensis DNA.
CAACCAGATTCCCGATCTCGTGGTGATGTCGGTGGGCATGACCTTCGTGCTCATCATTGCCGGCATCGATCTTTCGGTGGGCTCGGTGCTCGCGCTCGGCGCCTCGGTGGTGAGCGTCGCCGCGCTCAAGTGGGGCTGGAGCGCGTGGCCCGCTGCGCTGATCGGCCTCGCGGCCGCCGCGCTCACCGGCACGCTGACGGGCGCCGTGACGGTGGGCTGGCGCATTCCGTCGTTCATCGTGTCGCTCGGCGTACTGGAAGCGGCGCGCGGGCTCGCCTACCAGATGACGAACTCGCGCACGGCCTATATCGGCGATGCGTTCGACTTCCTCTCGAACCCGATTGCGCTCGGCATTTCGCCGGCGTTCCTGATCGCCGTCGTCGTGATGGTGGCGGCGCAGCTCGTGCTCACGCGCACGGTGTTCGGGCGCTATCTGGTGGGCATCGGGACCAACGAGGAAGCGGTGCGGCTTGCGGGCGTGAACCCGCGGCCCTACAAAGTGATCGTATTCGCATTGATGGGCGCGCTTTCAGGGCTCGCCGCGCTGTTCCAGATCTCCCGGCTCGAAGCCGCGGACCCGAACGCCGGCGCGGGGCTCGAACTTCAGGTGATCGCGGCGGTGGTGATCGGCGGCACGAGCCTGATGGGCGGGCGCGGCTCGGTCATCAGCACTTTTTTTGGCGTGTTGATCATTTCGGTGCTGGCGGCCGGGCTCGCGCAGATCGGCGCGAACGAGCCGACCAAGCGCATCATCACGGGGGCGGTGATCGTGGTGGCCGTCGTGCTCGACACGTACCGCAGCCGGCGCCGGCGCGCGTAAGGCATCGAGCGCACAGAGAGCAGAAAACAGCAGCAGACAGCGAAGCAGGAGAGCAACAGCTTATGGCGACGATCAAGGATGTAGCGGCCGTGGCAGGCGTGTCGTTTACGACGGTATCGCACGTCGTCAACAACTCGCGCCCGGTGTCCGCGGATGTTCGCGCGAAGGTCGAGCGAGCCATCCACGAGCTCAACTACGTGCCGTCGGC
It encodes the following:
- a CDS encoding ABC transporter permease; its protein translation is MNNQPLPQGHAPGTQENVAGAKDASAGSIAASAKPAGTRLGFSNYLGLAGALVAMIALFSVLSSHFLTYDTFSTIANQIPDLVVMSVGMTFVLIIAGIDLSVGSVLALGASVVSVAALKWGWSAWPAALIGLAAAALTGTLTGAVTVGWRIPSFIVSLGVLEAARGLAYQMTNSRTAYIGDAFDFLSNPIALGISPAFLIAVVVMVAAQLVLTRTVFGRYLVGIGTNEEAVRLAGVNPRPYKVIVFALMGALSGLAALFQISRLEAADPNAGAGLELQVIAAVVIGGTSLMGGRGSVISTFFGVLIISVLAAGLAQIGANEPTKRIITGAVIVVAVVLDTYRSRRRRA